From the Primulina tabacum isolate GXHZ01 chromosome 3, ASM2559414v2, whole genome shotgun sequence genome, one window contains:
- the LOC142539043 gene encoding uncharacterized protein LOC142539043 isoform X1: MYISLFLILFVSISLLVFSILLRFKDIDMAGYSRSEESAASSQEHETSSMDKKYGGLMPKKKPLISKDPERAFFDSADWALCKQGGGVNQKAIVDIETLRPKLQRTPHQQLPPRRPACTS; the protein is encoded by the exons atgtatatatcacTCTTTTTAATTCTATTTGTTTCCATCTCTTTGCTTGTTTTCTCTATTCTCCTCCGCTTCAAG GATATTGATATGGCTGGCTACAGTAGAAGCGAAGAGTCAGCAGCTTCTTCCCAAGAACATGAG acTTCTTCAATGGATAAAAAGTATGGAGGCTTGATGCCGAAGAAGAAACCACTAATCTCGAAG GACCCTGAACGTGCCTTTTTTGATTCTGCGGATTGGGCTTTATGCAAG CAAGGTGGTGGAGTCAACCAAAAAGCGATAGTGGACATAGAGACATTAAGGCCAAAATTACag aggaCGCCTCACCAGCAATTGCCTCCTCGAAGACCTGCCTGTACATCTTAA
- the LOC142539043 gene encoding uncharacterized protein LOC142539043 isoform X2, with amino-acid sequence MAGYSRSEESAASSQEHETSSMDKKYGGLMPKKKPLISKDPERAFFDSADWALCKQGGGVNQKAIVDIETLRPKLQRTPHQQLPPRRPACTS; translated from the exons ATGGCTGGCTACAGTAGAAGCGAAGAGTCAGCAGCTTCTTCCCAAGAACATGAG acTTCTTCAATGGATAAAAAGTATGGAGGCTTGATGCCGAAGAAGAAACCACTAATCTCGAAG GACCCTGAACGTGCCTTTTTTGATTCTGCGGATTGGGCTTTATGCAAG CAAGGTGGTGGAGTCAACCAAAAAGCGATAGTGGACATAGAGACATTAAGGCCAAAATTACag aggaCGCCTCACCAGCAATTGCCTCCTCGAAGACCTGCCTGTACATCTTAA
- the LOC142539045 gene encoding uncharacterized protein LOC142539045 produces the protein MAFATYNKNGPVVVLVLMLISSSSCNFGKAYDYPHLGAAGVVADEYLLEAENEGGSSGYLPQGGVGGASPDLIFNKVFECFDDKYIYSSCNEAYRLTQGGELNVPHDYTDQYCNGPCITETQNVLACIHGIFGQFLFYNRATLSDIRDTIESGCSYGPKRGNFDVAEHIQANGASADKRFNPTLYASIFLISIMYCVLF, from the exons ATGGCATTCGCAACATATAACAAGAATGGTCCTGTCGTAGTTTTGGTTTTAATGCTCATCTCCTCTTCCTCTTGCAACTTTG GAAAGGCATATGACTATCCTCATTTAGGCGCTGCGGGCGTAGTCGCAGACGAGTATTTGCTTGAGGCAGAAAATGAAGGAGGGTCGAGTGGGTATCTGCCTCAAGGAGGTGTTGGGGGCGCAAGTCCTGATCTTATATTCAACAAAGTTTTTGAATGTTTCGATGATAAGTAT ATATATAGTAGCTGTAATGAAGCATACAGATTGACCCAAGGCGGCGAACTCAACGTGCCACACGATTACACGGATCAGTACTGCAACGGACCATGCATAACCGAGACACAAAACGTCCTAGCCTGCATCCATGGCATATTCGGTCAGTTTTTATTCTACAACAGAGCTACTCTAAGCGATATACGCGACACAATCGAATCCGGTTGCAGCTACGGACCCAAAAGAG GTAATTTCGATGTGGCTGAGCACATTCAAGCTAATGGGGCTTCTGCAGACAAGAGATTTAACCCTACTTTGTATGCTAGTATTTTTCTGATAAGTATTATGTACTGTGTGTTGTTCTAA
- the LOC142540868 gene encoding DDT domain-containing protein DDR4-like — protein sequence MQAHDLSRNPSLTFHASDLPVMSGHSSPICSPNHHSSENLENVDTHIENNTENENTEENRVKNSSFSKNNGCSSEFVRRQRPSRACTQRAAARMQAAAEAEAAMVEAERKRKKAKRRERLTARLLKEEFDEEEFGEEEGVHEENGDVDGSTSSSLVQCSKIVTKLVGDPEPSQFPRWSVRSMWQLASILNFLNVFRPLLNIKVEFSVEEFETALITPNNTLCDIHMPLLKAIPPVTRMALGYGTWITVLCRKLRDWWHWVADGDLPIVASHGTEVEVYNSLDPGVRVVILKALCDIRVEQEDIRNYIDDSVKHGVQLSTFRKERIGGDSHGISYWYENDPIIGHRLYREIRKVEVKKGKGKNVPPIPHSSYQWETAATNLDEFLTVSEKLFSSKNKSEVSVGRKLKNDMLPEIERVHKKKEKLLKKQHRQALMLDSMINLDGLAAGRSLRDRKHVTYTFDDYDRSINEAIKITKTKPPSPEPFDTRDPAVKREVSTNGRWAGPSQYSQDVTFSALSPLSSESDEFYEDQKTETLDRSNRRRQRPQRYSVNDFVEAVSDNEADFDSDDDIVGEVIYDEEYLKKRKQRRKMSSSSEGDEEYNWDEENHKEEEEEEEEEDDDDSLSTSEESDEPRRFRALPSRTRRETKQRSVDELQSGLRRSKRATRNPINYRQYELSESENESMKPPKKSNVLAERSNSSDNAEFSMGSQESEDNIEKQEMNVNQPSEEHPEMVDANQTAKLGDQSNGRDQEEFGGVQKRRFLDLNELAPGSGFDDGPSSMNNEDNDDF from the exons ATGCAAGCCCATGATCTTTCACGTAACCCTTCTCTAACTTTTCATGCGTCCGATCTCCCCGTCATGTCCGGGCACTCCTCGCCGATCTGCTCCCCAAACCACCACTCCTCCGAGAACTTGGAAAACGTTGACACCCACATAGAAAATAACACCGAGAATGAGAATACTGAAGAGAATAGAGTTAAGAATAGCAGTTTTAGTAAAAATAATGGTTGTAGCAGTGAATTTGTCAGGCGGCAGAGGCCTTCCAGGGCGTGTACGCAGCGAGCTGCGGCCAGGATGCAGGCTGCTGCCGAGGCAGAGGCAGCTATGGTTGAGGCTGAGAGAAAGAGGAAGAAAGCTAAGAGAAGGGAAAGGTTGACGGCCAGGCTACTGAAGGAGGAGTTTGACGAGGAGGAATTTGGGGAGGAGGAGGGAGTACATGAGGAGAATGGGGACGTTGATGGCTCCACTTCGTCTTCCTTGGTGCAATGTAGTAAGATAGTGACGAAGCTTGTTGGGGATCCCGAGCCTTCTCAGTTTCCACGGTGGAGTGTACGGTCTATGTGGCAGTTGGCTTCCATTCTCAATTTCTTGAAT GTGTTCAGacctttattaaatattaaagtgGAATTTTCTGTGGAAGAGTTTGAGACGGCTTTGATTACTCCAAATAATACTTTGTGCGATATACATATGCCACTGTTGAAG GCAATTCCTCCTGTCACTAGAATGGCACTCGGATATGGTACATGGATTACTGTTTTATGTAGAAAATTGAGAGATTGGTGGCATTGG GTTGCGGACGGGGATTTACCTATAGTTGCATCACATGG GACTGAAGTTGAAGTTTACAATTCTCTTGATCCCGGGGTTAGAGTGGTGATTTTGAAGGCATTGTGCGATATACGTGTTGAG CAAGAAGATATACGGAACTACATAGACGACTCAGTAAAACATGGGGTTCAGCTTTCCACATTTCGCAAGGAACGCATAGGTGGTGATTCTCATGGAATCTCATATTG GTATGAAAATGATCCTATCATTGGTCATAGGCTTTACCGAGAGATTAGGAAAGTTGAGGTGAAAAAAGGGAAAGGGAAGAATGTTCCCCCTATTCCCCATTCCTCTTATCAATGGGAGACAGCTGCAACTAATTTAGATGAATTCCTTACTGTTTCT GAAAAGCTCTTTTCCAGTAAAAATAAATCAGAGGTTTCCGTTGGCAGAAAATTGAAAAACGACATGCTTCCTGAAATTGAGAGAGTTCACAAG AAAAAGGAGAAGCTATTAAAGAAACAGCACAGACAAGCGCTTATGCTTGACAGCATGATAAACCTTGATGGTCTTGCTGCTGGACGCTCTCTTCGTGATAGAAAACATGTTACCTATACTTTTG ATGATTATGATCGATCAATTAACGAGGCTATAAAGATCACCAA GACGAAGCCGCCTTCTCCAGAACCTTTTGATACAAGAGATCCTGCAGTGAAACGTGAAGTTTCTACAAACGGTAGATGGGCTGGTCCTTCACAATATTCCCAGGATGTCACATTTAGTGCACTATCTCCACTATCATCCGAATCAGATGAATTTTATGAGGATCAGAAAACCGAGACATTGGATCGCAG CAATCGCCGTCGGCAGAGACCTCAGCGGTATTCTGTGAATGATTTTGTTGAAGCTGTCTCTGATAACGAAGCAGATTTTGACAGCGACGATGATATTGTCGGTGAAGTGATTTATGATGAAGAGTATTTAAAAAAACGAAAACAAAGAAGGAAGATGTCGAGTAGCTCGGAAGGAGATGAAGAGTATAACTGGGATGAAGAAAATCATAAAGAGGAAGaggaggaagaagaagaagaagatgatgatgataGCTTAAGTACGAGTGAGGAGAGTGACGAGCCTCGGAGATTCAGAGCATTGCCAAGTCGTACTAGGAGGGAAACTAAACAAAGGTCAGTTGATGAGCTACAATCTGGACTCAGGCGTAGTAAACGAGCGACAAGAAATCCTATTAATTATCGACAGTATGAGTTGTCTGAATCAGAAAACGAATCTATGAAACCACCCAAAAAGTCGAATGTATTGGCTGAGCGCTCGAATTCGAGTGATAACGCCGAGTTCTCAATGGGAAGTCAAGAATCTGAGGACAACATCGAGAAGCAAGAGATGAATGTCAATCAACCTTCCGAGGAGCATCCTGAGATGGTTGATGCAAACCAAACTGCTAAACTTGGAGATCAGTCAAATGGGAGAGATCAAGAAGAATTTGGAGGTGTGCAAAAAAGACGTTTTCTTGATCTAAACGAGCTTGCTCCGGGCTCAGGATTTGATGATGGTCCGAGCTCGATGAATAATGAAGACAATGATGATTTCTAA